GCAGACAACCTCGTTGCTCGACAACTACACGAGCGCCGTTTGGGCAGTGGCTTTCTCGCCGGACGGCACCGCCTTGGCCACCGGCAGCCAGCGCGATTCGATCAAGGTCTGGGAATTCGGCGCGCCGCGTGAACGCTTCCCAGCGCCCGTGACGGAAAATCCCCAGGCGGCGAACAAGTAGTGCCAAGGCTCAACGCCTAAGCAAGTCGACTCGCGTCCGCCTGAATCTCGCTGACGATGCACCGCAGCGCCGTGGCGGTCATCGACGTGGGCATCGACGCCAGGCTGCGTTCGGCGTCGACGACCTGGCTCGGCTCCAGCGGCACATGAATGAATGCCGCGCGCGTGGTGTAGCCGTCGCGTTCCGCGAAGTAGTGGGTCCAGTACAACATCGCGTTGCACAGATGCGTGCCGGCGTGGTACGAGACCTGCGCCGGAATCCCCCGCTGGCGCAGCTTCGTAGCCCAATCCAGCAACGGGAGATCGCTCCGGTAAGCCGGCGGACCGTCTGCTTCCAATATCTTAAAGTTCGATTTCTCATCGCCCGGCTTGCCGCCGATGTTCAGGCCGAACATCTCCAGATCGATGGTCGCCCGGCCGCTTGCCTGCCCGAGATGCAAGACCACGTCGTAGCCAGCGGATAAATCACGGCACAAACGCGTGCGGGCAGCGGCGAAATCGACAGGGTAGAGCCGCGTGACGATTTTTGGCTCCAACGGCAAATCGCGGGTGAAATTCACCAGGCATTGCCAACTGGAATTGGACCGCCATTCGCCGAAGGGCTCGAAGGCGGTAATCAGGACCGTGGGCTGAAACATAGCGGCTGCCGGGCAACACTGAACGCGGATTTCCCCCCTCCGCGAACCTGATTGGAGCAAATACCGCGCTAACTGCAAGGCGCGAGGCGGCTTTATGCGGCACGCCGTCTCGGCGCTAAGCCCAGGGAAGGCCACCATCGACTGGAGAGGATAGGGAAGTCTTCTAGGGCCTTCCCTGGGCTTGGAGAAACCGGCGGCCTTTCAACGCGAAAGTCCTCGCCGCTCGCCTTGACGCAAAACCCGGCCCGTTCTACTCTTCGGCCCGCATTGGGGAGGCCGCACGCGCTGCGCGTGACGGTCAGCGTGGTTGCCCAGGGAGTCGAGCATGAAGCCCGTCGCCGAGGATCCGTCGAATTGGCCGGAAGTCCCGCTGTTTGACACGTTGCGCCAACAGGCGGCGCTGCGCGACGAGCTGTTCGCCGCGCTGGCCAAGGTCTGCGACACGGGGCGCTATGTCCTCGGGCCGGATTGCGTTGAACTGGAGAAATCGCTCGCCGCGTATTGCCAAGTCCCGCACGCTCTCGGCTGCGCTTCGGGAAGCGACGCTTTACTGCTGGCGCTGATGGCCTACGACATCGGCCCGGGCGATGAAGTGCTGATGCCGAGCTACACGTTCTTCGCCACCGCTGGCGCCGCTTGGCGACTGGGCGCGAAGCCAGTCTTCGTCGATATCGACCCGGTCACCTACAACATTAATCCTGCCAAGATCGCAGCGGCCGTGACGCCGCGCACCAAGGCGATCATTCCCGTCCATCTTTATGGCCAATGCGCCGATATGACCGCGATCAACGCGATCGCTCGGCCGCACAAGATCGCGGTCATCGAAGACGCTTGCCAGGCCATCGGCGCCGAGTTCGACGGGCGCCGCGCCGGCTGCCTGGGCGATGTCGGCTGCTTCAGCTTTTATCCGACCAAGAACCTGGGGGGCGTCGGCGACGGCGGGTTGATGACTTGCCTGGCCGACGAGGTGGCCGCCAAGCTCCGTATCCTCCGTGTGCACGGCGAACGCCAGCGCTATCATCATCAACTGGTTGGCTTCAACAGCCGGCTCGATTCGTTGCAGGCCGCGGCGCTAAACGTCAAGTTACCGCACCTCGATCGCTGGACCGCGCAGCGCGCCACGAACGCCGCGCGCTACACCGAACTGTTCACGCAGGCCGGACTGGCGGACTGCATCGGTCTGCCCACGGCCAGCCAGCGCTGCCGTCACGTGTGGAATCAATACATCGTACGCGTGCCAGGCGGAAAGCGCGACGCGTTGCGCGAACACCTGACGACGCGGAAGATCGGCACGCAGATTTACTATCCCGTGCCGTTGCACCTGCAAGAGTGCTTTGCTTCGCTGGGCATCGGGCCCGGCAGCCTGCCGGAAACGGAGCGCGCCGCGAAGGAAACGCTGGCCTTGCCGATCTTCCCGGAGCTCACCGCCGACGAGCAGCGCGCCGTCGTCGCGGGCGTCGCGTCGTTCTTCGGAGCACAGACTTCGCAGCGACAAGCGCCGCCGCGCCCGAAGTTCCTCGACGCGACGTCGCCGTCCAACGCCAAACAACTGTAGCCGAGGTCTGTGACCTCGGCCGCGCCGGGCATAGTTGCCACGTTGCGCGCTCGTCTACAAATACGACGACTTGGAACGATTCCATGCCCTCTCCCCGGCCTCGCAGAGGCCGGCTACAGCCAGACGTTCAACTTCCGCTTTCGTAACTCTGGAGCACACCCATGAAACTGGCGATCTGCAGCGCACTGGCAATGGTGTTCGGTCTCGTTGGCGTGGCCGCGGCTGACTACGAAGCGTTTCACGTGCAGGTGAATCCCGCGCTTGGCACGCTGCGCTACGAAGCGGCCAGCATGGCGAGCGGCTCGCTGGGTTGCGGGGAAGATCCTTTCGTCTGCATGTTCGACCTTGAACTGGACATGCGCTTGCAACTCGACGGCCTTGGCAAAGCGCAGGCGACCGTAAGCAAGCTGGAGTTGCTTGGCTTGGAGGGCGTTTTTGCGGAATACCCGGAGACCGTCGACTACCTCGAACTGAATCTCAAGTTTGACCTGGCGAGAAGCGAATTCTTCGTGTCGCAGGGTCCGGGCGTAGATGACACCACCGTGACGGCGCAGTTTCCGCTGAGCGAACCGCTAGTGATGCAGTTCCATCGTGCACAGCTGATGACGATGAGCGGCGGACCTGACTATCGCCCAGTCGACGGCCCGAAGTATACCTTCGGTTATACGGTTCCAGAACCGAGCACTTTCGTGCTGGGATTGATCGTGGCCCTCGGTTGCTGCTGGTGCTGCATTGCGCGGCGGGGCGGCACTCGCTAAGCGCGCAGGCAGGACAACGCGAGCGATGGGTGCCACTGGGGGCTTGTCCGCCAGTGCGGTTTTGACGTCGCTGGCGGACAAGCCGCCAGTGGCACCCCACTTCAAACTTTCTGCGGGGGCATTTAGAACAAAAAAAACGGACGATCCGCCGCGGCAAGGTTCGCGGCGTCTCGTCCGTTTTGTGCAGCACAAATCACCAGTTTGGTACGGGCGTTACTTGATGAACAACATCTCCTGGTAGGTCGGCAGCGGCCACAAGTCGTCAGCCACCGTGGCTTCCAGGGCGTCGGCGTACTTGCGAACCATCGCCATCGCCGGCAGCACTTCGCCGCAATAGTACGTGGACTCCGCTTGAGCGCCCTCGTGCGGCACGTCGACCAGCAGCCGTTCGAGAATCGCCACGCTATCTTGGAACGACTTCACCAACTCGGTGATGACGTCCAGCGTGTCGGTGTCGAACTTGTAATCGAGCATCTTCAAGTTCACGGCCGTCGACGCGAGCTCGCCTTGGTAGCGAATCGCCGCCGGGAAAATCAGTGTCTTGGCCATCTCGATGGTGAGATTCGCCTCGACGTTGACCGTTTTGCAGTATTGCTCGAGGTACGTATCCAGCCGGCTTTCGAGTTCCCGCTTCGAGAGCACGCCGTACTTGGCGAACAGGGCTTCGACCTTCGGGTCCGCGAGTTGTGCCAGGGATTCCGCCGACGTCTTCAGGTTGAGCAAGCCGCGCTTGGCCGCCTCGGCGTGCCATTCCGCGGAATAACCGTCGCCGTTGAAGATAATCGACTCGCACTCGGCCATGATCTCGGTCAACAGCTTCTGCACCGCATCGTTGAGCTTCGACGGATCACTGCCGATGGCCTTTTCGAGCTGCGTCGCGCAGTAGTCGAGCGACTCGCAAACGATGGTGTTCATCGCCACGAGCGGCCCGGAGATCGACTGGTTTGCGCCGACGGCGCGGAACTCAAAGCGATTGCCCGTGAAGGCGAACGGACTCGTGCGGTTGCGGTCGCCGGCGTCTTTCGGCAGCGGCGGCAACACGTCGACGCCAACATGCAACATGCTCTTGGCGAACGAACTCTTGGCGCCTCCCTGCTTGATCTGGTCGAAGATATCGGCCAATTGATCGCCCAGGAAGACGGAGATGATCGCCGGCGGGGCCTCGTTGGCGCCCAACCGATGATCGTTGCCCGCCGTGGCGACCACGGCCCGCAGCAGACCTTGGTACTTGTAGACCGCTCGCAACACGGCGGCGCAGAACACCAGGAACTGCGCGTTTTCGTGCGGGGTATCGCCGGGGTCGAGCAGATTGCCTAGCGTGGCGCTGCCCAGCGACCAGTTGACGTGCTTGCCGCTGCCGTTGACGCCCGCAAACGGTTTTTCGTGCGTGAGGCAGGCCATGCCGTACTTTTCCGCGATCTTGCGGAGCATCAACATGACCATCTGTTGATGGTCGGTGGCGAGATTCGCCGTCTCGAAGACCGGCGCGATTTCATATTGCGCCGGCGCGACTTCGTTGTGGCGGGTCTTGACCGGAATGCCGAGCTTGAACAGCTCGCGTTCCGTTTCGATCATGCACGCCAGCACGCGTTCGGGGATGGCGCCGAAGTAATGATCCTCGAACTGCTGCCCCTTGGCCGGCTTGGCGCCGAACAGGGTGCGGCCCGCGGTCAACAGGTCCGGACGCGAGAAGTAGAAGTTGCGGTCGATCAGGAAGTATTCCTGCTCGGGACCTGCGGTCGAGGCGACGAAGGATGTGTCGTCGCGGCCGAACAGCTTCAAGATCCGGTGCGCTTGCTTGTTGAGCGCCTGCATCGAACGCAACACCGGCGTCTTCTTGTCCAGCGCTTCGCCCGTCCAGGAGACGAACGCCGTGGGGATGCAGAGCGTCGTGCCGTTGGGGTTTTCCAGGATGTAGGCCGGGCTGGTCACGTCCCAGACGGTGTAGCCGCGGGCTTCGAACGTCGCGCGGATGCCGCCGGACGGGAAGCTGGAGCCGTCCGGCTCGCCTTGAATGAGTTGCTTGCCCGTGAATTCCGCGGCCGCACTGCCTTCACCGTCCGGGGACAGGAAGCAGTCGTGTTTTTCGGCCGTGGCGCCGGTCAGCGGGTAGAAGACGTGGGCGTAATGCGTAGCGCCCTTAGAGATCGCCCAATCCTTCATCGCGGCGGCGACGACATCGGCCACCGCGGGGTCGAGCTTCTCGCCCGTTTCGATGGTCTTGATGAGGGACTTAAAGACCGGCTTCGGCAGCCGCTCCTTCATCACCGATTTGCTGAAAACATTCGAAGCAAAGAGGACCGACGTCGGCGTGTCGGTGAAGTTCAACGGCGGCTCGCTGTTCTTGTAGTTGGTGACGGCGGCGATGGCCGCCATACGTGGTGTGCGGCCACTGGCCGGCGGAGACGCCGGGCGATACGCCCCGGAAGCCCCGTTCTGTGACGCGCCGTTCCCCGGTTTCAGAGTCGTTCCCATCAATTCCCTTCCGCCTAAATGGACCTTGCCGCCGTCCAGCCCTGGTAACGCTGATGAGGGCCTTCGGCAAGCGAATCAGAATTCGCCGATCCATGGCGGGGAGTCGGAACCAGCTCCATTGATTCCTCAACACAGGGGCCGTGCAAAGTGCAAGTTCTATGCCCGCTCCCAAATAGCGTGCCAAGACGCCAGAATACAGCGGAATTGCGCTCGGACACAAACCTTGCAGGCGACAAGATAGCTGAAAATCGTCGCTCGACTAGGCAATGCGTGCCTAAATATCCGGCAAATCGGCTGTTTCGCAGCGATCGCTTTCATGCTTCTTTAATCGACTCCACCATGCGCTGGCAATCTGGCAATGAGCTGAGGAACAACTTCCCGTAGCTTTTGGTGAGTACGCGCGGGTCGAGGATCACGACCGTACCTTTGTCGGTCGCCGTGCGGATCAGGCGGCCGAAGCCTTGTTTTAAGCGCAGGACCGCTTCCGGGAGTTGGTAGTCGCGGAATGGGACGCCGCCGGCTGCTTGGATGGCCTCCACGCGGGCCTCCACGAGCGGGCGATCCGGCACCGCAAACGGCAGTTTCGTGATAATGACGTTTTGGAGCGCATCGCCGGGGACGTCGACGCCTTGCCAGAAACTGTCGGTGCCCAGGAGCACGCCGCGAGGGTTTTTCTTGAAGCGTTCGATCATCTGGGTGCGCGGCACGCCGTCGGCCTGGCTGTAGAGTG
This region of Planctomycetia bacterium genomic DNA includes:
- a CDS encoding pyroglutamyl-peptidase I is translated as MFQPTVLITAFEPFGEWRSNSSWQCLVNFTRDLPLEPKIVTRLYPVDFAAARTRLCRDLSAGYDVVLHLGQASGRATIDLEMFGLNIGGKPGDEKSNFKILEADGPPAYRSDLPLLDWATKLRQRGIPAQVSYHAGTHLCNAMLYWTHYFAERDGYTTRAAFIHVPLEPSQVVDAERSLASMPTSMTATALRCIVSEIQADASRLA
- a CDS encoding DegT/DnrJ/EryC1/StrS family aminotransferase; amino-acid sequence: MKPVAEDPSNWPEVPLFDTLRQQAALRDELFAALAKVCDTGRYVLGPDCVELEKSLAAYCQVPHALGCASGSDALLLALMAYDIGPGDEVLMPSYTFFATAGAAWRLGAKPVFVDIDPVTYNINPAKIAAAVTPRTKAIIPVHLYGQCADMTAINAIARPHKIAVIEDACQAIGAEFDGRRAGCLGDVGCFSFYPTKNLGGVGDGGLMTCLADEVAAKLRILRVHGERQRYHHQLVGFNSRLDSLQAAALNVKLPHLDRWTAQRATNAARYTELFTQAGLADCIGLPTASQRCRHVWNQYIVRVPGGKRDALREHLTTRKIGTQIYYPVPLHLQECFASLGIGPGSLPETERAAKETLALPIFPELTADEQRAVVAGVASFFGAQTSQRQAPPRPKFLDATSPSNAKQL
- a CDS encoding glutamine synthetase III, which gives rise to MGTTLKPGNGASQNGASGAYRPASPPASGRTPRMAAIAAVTNYKNSEPPLNFTDTPTSVLFASNVFSKSVMKERLPKPVFKSLIKTIETGEKLDPAVADVVAAAMKDWAISKGATHYAHVFYPLTGATAEKHDCFLSPDGEGSAAAEFTGKQLIQGEPDGSSFPSGGIRATFEARGYTVWDVTSPAYILENPNGTTLCIPTAFVSWTGEALDKKTPVLRSMQALNKQAHRILKLFGRDDTSFVASTAGPEQEYFLIDRNFYFSRPDLLTAGRTLFGAKPAKGQQFEDHYFGAIPERVLACMIETERELFKLGIPVKTRHNEVAPAQYEIAPVFETANLATDHQQMVMLMLRKIAEKYGMACLTHEKPFAGVNGSGKHVNWSLGSATLGNLLDPGDTPHENAQFLVFCAAVLRAVYKYQGLLRAVVATAGNDHRLGANEAPPAIISVFLGDQLADIFDQIKQGGAKSSFAKSMLHVGVDVLPPLPKDAGDRNRTSPFAFTGNRFEFRAVGANQSISGPLVAMNTIVCESLDYCATQLEKAIGSDPSKLNDAVQKLLTEIMAECESIIFNGDGYSAEWHAEAAKRGLLNLKTSAESLAQLADPKVEALFAKYGVLSKRELESRLDTYLEQYCKTVNVEANLTIEMAKTLIFPAAIRYQGELASTAVNLKMLDYKFDTDTLDVITELVKSFQDSVAILERLLVDVPHEGAQAESTYYCGEVLPAMAMVRKYADALEATVADDLWPLPTYQEMLFIK